CTGCCGCGAATGTTCGGCCCGAGGACGGGCCTCCTGCAGGTGGGAGCGGCGTCCTCGCCGCGAACACTCGATCGCCTCGTCAGCGATGCAGCCCCGCGTCGCGGGGTGCCTTGAGCGCCACCTCGACCGCGTGCCGCCGCGTCTCGCCGTCCGCGTTCTGGCGCAGCACCACAAGGCGCAGCCGTGCTCCGGGCCCCAGCCCCAGCATACCCAGCTTGAACGCCGTGTAATCGGTAACCTCCCGGCCGTTGATCGCAACGATGCGATCCCCCTCGCGCAAGCCGGCAGCACGCCCGGCACTGCCCGGGGTGAATCCCTTGATCACCACCCGGCCGTCGGCAATATCGAGCAAGGCACCGATCAGGCCACGTGGCGGCAGGGGCCGTTCCTCGCTGAGCACCAGGTAATCGGCCTGGCCGCGCGGCGGCTCGTCGTCCACCGGGCGCAGTATCACCACCCCGCGGATGCCGCTGCGCCGGCTCACCCGGTTGGGGATGCCGTGCCGGCCCGCGACATGACCACGCCCGGCCATCACCACCATCTGGCGTTCGGGATGGGCCTTCAGGTAGGCAGCAATGCGCTGCGCCATGCTCTCGTCCCAGGTGAGCTGCACCTCGCGGAAGCGCGGAAACTCCTGTGACTTGCGCTCATGCTGCGAGAACACTCCGCGCAGGATGCGGTCGTATTCGCGGTCGCTGAAATCGTAGCTCTCCGGCAGCTCGTCGCGCAGGCCGGGCGGCAGCCCCGCGATGCCGCGGGCACGGATCGCTTCGGTCAGCTCGCGACTCGCATTCAGGGCAATGATCGGTATATGGTGCTCACGCGCGTAGCGGATGATCGGTCGGTACAGCCGGTAGTCGAAGCGCCAGCGGGTGAAGTACTCGGTACGCCGCAGCATCTCCGCCTCGTCGATACGCCCGGCGATGTAGTCGTCCAGCGCCGACTGGAAACGCGCCTGGAACCACTCGACACCCAGCGCGACCCGATCCGGCGGCAGGGCCCGCAGCACCGCCAGTTGCAGCCGGTGGTCGGCATTGCGATCGTGGACCTCGCCGACATAGATCAGGCGTTGGTCGCGCAGGCGCGCCAGCAGCTGCGGCAGGCCGGGGCTGAATGCGGTCTCGACCACCAGGGCATCCCCCGTTTCGGGCGGAGCAGCGTGTGCCGGAGGCGCGGTCGGGCGTACCGGGGGACTGCCACAGGCGGCCAGCACCAAGGCAAGGAGCAGGAGAGGAATGAAGCGCATTCTGTACGGTTTCCTGTTGTATCTCTCGTGGCTGGCCGCCGCGGCCGCCGGCCCGGCGCACGACATGGCCATCCGCCTGCAGGTGGACGCGGGCCGTCTGATCGTAACCGACCGCATCACGCTTGACGAACCGAGCCGCCGATTCGTGTTCCGGCTCAACAGCGGTCTGCGCATCGACGCGCACCCCGGGCATCTGGAACGCCTGGAGACCACCTCGACACAGACCCACTATCGCCTGACCTTCGACCGACCGGAGCGCCACATCGTTCTCCGCTACACCGGCCGGCCCCGCTTCCCCACCACGCATGGTCATGGCGGCATGCCGGCTGGCGAAATCACGCCCCAAGGCGTCTGGCTGGATGACGTCTCGGCCTGGTACCCGCTGACCGGCGATCCGGTACAGGGTGCCCGGCTCGCCATCGAGACCCCGCGGGGCTGGGAGGCGCTCGCCGTGGGCCGGCGCAAACAACAGGGGAACACCGTGGTCTGGCAGACCGGGCGACCGCTGCAGGCCCTCTACCTGGTCGCCGGTCCCTTCCACCGACATGAACGACAGCTGGGCGAGGTCACCCTGGCCGTCTGGCTGCTGCACGACGATCCCGCACTGGCCGAGCGCTATCTCGCGTTGCTGAGCGACTACCTGCGGCATTACCAGGCGCTGATCGGTCCCTACCCCTACGCGCGGTTCACGGTAGTCGAGAACCGCTGGCCCACCGGCCTGGGCATGCCCGCCTTCACCCTGATCGGCGGGCAGGTCCTGCGCCTGCCCTTCATCCCCTACACCTCGCTGCCCCACGAGCTGCTGCACAACTGGTGGGGCAATGGCGTCTGGGTGGACTATGAGCGGGGCAACTGGAGCGAAGGGCTGACCAGCTACCTGGCCGATCACTGGATGCAGGAGCGCCGGGGCAAGGGGGCGCGCTACCGCCTGCGCGCATTGCAGCGTTACAGCAACCATGCCGCACAGGGCCGAGACCTGCCGCTGCGCACCTTCGTCAGCCGCCACGACGAGGCCTCCCAGTCGGTGGGCTACAGCAAGTCCCTGATGCTGTTCCATATGACCCGCCGCCTGCTGGGCGATGCCGCCTTCGAGGCCGGCCTGCGCCGGCTCTGGAGACAACATCACTTCGAGCGCATCGGCTTCGAGACCGCGCTGCGCACTCTGGTGGGCGACCGCCCCGACCTGCTCGCACGCTTGCGGCCCTGGCTGGCGCGCAAGGGCGCCCCCCGCCTGCAACTCGGCGAGACACAGGTGCAGCCCCAAGGTGACGGCTTTCGCCTGAGCCTGGTCCTGGCACAGGATGCCGATCCGCCCTTCGACCTGCACCTGCCCGCGCGTCCGCAGCGGCTGCAGGTGGACCCCGACTACGATGTGCTGCGCCGGCTGGACCCGCGCGAGCAGCCACCGGCCCTGAACCTGCTGTTCGGCGGCCCGACCTGGCTGGTGCTCCCCGCCGACGCACCGACAGCGCGTTACACCGCCTGGCGACGCCTGGCCGAGGCCTGGCGCAAGCGCTATCCCGGCTTGCGGGTGATCGACGACCGCGACGCCGACAGCCTGCCCGCCACGGCGCACCGGCTGCTGCTCGGCTGGGACAATCGCCTGCTCGACCCACACCACCTGTCGGACTCCCGGTACCGTCTCGACCAGGACGGCCTGGAAGCCGAAGGCCGTTACTGGCCCCGCCGGTCCTTCGCCGTGGTGCGCGTGAGCATCGATGCCCAGGGTATCGGGCGCGGCTTCATCGGCGCCGGCGACCCGAAAACCATCGAGGCACTGGCCCGCAAGCTGCCGCACTACGGCAGCTACGGGGTGCTGGTATTCGAACACGGAAGCGCGCGCAATCGCCTCAAGGTCAGCCCCGACAACCCGCATTCGCCCTTGTCCCGGTCGTTGTGAGGTCGACACCTTCGAGCCGTTGCAGCTGGCGCCCACAAGCCGAGGTCGGCATAATACCGCGCTTCGTCCCGGTGATTGGCCGCTTGGCCGGGTATCGGCGGGCCGGTATAATCCCAAGTAATTCAGTGCGGGCCGGTATAATCCCAAGTAATTCAGTCAACTTCTCGAGGTGCGGCCACGGCCGCCCGGATCACCCATGACAGCAAGCTCCACCCCCAAGCCGGTCAACGCGGCCGACATCGAAGACGTCCAGGCCAGTCTCGACACTCGCCAAATCGCCATCAACAAGGTGGGTATCAAGGACATTCGTCACCCGGTGCGCGTGGCCGACCGCAGCGAGGGCAAGCAGCACACCATCGCCACTTTCAACATGTACGTGTACCTGCCGCACAACTTCAAGGGCACGCACATGTCGCGCTTCGTCGAGATCCTCAACGCCCACGAGCGCGAGATCTCGGTGGACACCTTCAAGCAGATGCTGGTGGAGATGGCCGAGCGCCTGGAGTCCGAGGAAGGCCACATCGAGATGACCTTCCCCTACTTCATCAACAAGAAGGCGCCGGTCTCAGGCGTGGAGAGCCTGCTCGACTACCAGGTGACCCTGATCGGCGAGATCCGTAACGGCAAGCCCAAGATGTACATCAAGGTGGTGGTGCCGGTGACCAGCCTGTGCCCCTGTTCCAAGTCGATCTCCGACTACGGCGCGCACAATCAGCGTTCGCACGTCACCGTGACCGTGCGCACCTGCGAGTTCGTGTGGATCGAAGAGATCATCGAGATGGTCGAACAGGAAGCCTCCTGCGAGCTGTATGGCCTGCTCAAGCGCCCGGACGAGAAATTCGTCACCGAGCGCGCCTATGACAATCCCAAGTTCGTCGAGGACATGGTGCGCGACGTGGCCGCACGCCTGAACGCCGACGACCGCATCTGCGCCTACGTGGTGGAGTCGGAAAACTTCGAGTCCATTCACAATCACTCGGCCTACGCGCTGATCGAAGACGACAAGGAGGCCAAGGCCGGTTGAACCCGGCCTTCAGGGACGGCTGCGCAGGATCATCAGATTGTCTCGGTGATCCATCTCGAAGTGGCGCAGCACGTTCATGCCCAGCAGGACCTCTTGCGGATAGTCGCCCTCGATCACCATGGCCTGCACGTCGTGGAAGGTGCGACTGCCGACCTTGACCGAACGCAGGCGCACAACGTAGCCATGTGACACGCCCGAGGCAGTACGCGCCGCAGCGGGCTGCCCCTCCTGCACATAGGGGATACCCAGGCGGCGCGCATCGCGCTCGCTCAACGCCATGGTGTTGGCGCCGGTATCCACCAGCATGCGCACCGGCTGCCCATTGATGAGGCCGTCGAGGTGAAAGGCGTTGTCGCGCCGCAGCAGGCGGATCTCCTGGCGCTGCGGCCTGGCATAGCGGTCGCTCACCGCATTGCCCAGTCGCAGGGTCTCCACCCGCCCGTCGACCATCACCCGCGCCTCGCGCGGGTCGGCAGCGACCAGCTTCACGCCATTCAGCTCCTGTCCCGCCGCCAGCACCTTTCGCCGACCGCCCACCTCGAGCAGGGCCTTGCCCGGGAACAGCGCCAGCACGCGCACCTGCGCCGCCAGCGAGACCCCAGGGAGCAGCAGGGACAGGCACAGGCAAAACAGGGCTCGCGACATCGCGGTCTCCTCCAACTCAGGGCGCCAGCCAGTGCGCCAGCAGCTGCAACAGGCCCAGGGCGGCGAGCCCGGCGGCCAGGTCATCGAGCATGATGCCCAGGCCACCACCGACGCGGCGATCGAGCCAGCCTATCGGCCAAGGCTTGAGAATATCGAAGAAGCGGAACAGCACAAAGCCGACCAGCGCCCAGATCAGGCCCGGGGGTGCCCACAGCATGGTCACCAGGTAACCCGCGATCTCGTCCCAGACGATGCCCGGGTGGTCGTGCACCCCCAGCCGGCGCGCCGACCAGCCGCAGATGAACACCCCGCTCGCAGCGACAGCCAGGGTCACCCCCAGGTAGGCCCACTCCGGCAGACGCGACAGCGGCAGATAGAGGGCCAGTGCCATCAGCGTGCCCATGGTGCCGGGCGCCTTCGGCGAACAGCCCGCACCGAAACCGAAGGCAAGAAAATGCAAGGGCCGGCGCATGTCCGGCTTCGGCAGTCCGTCAGCCCGCAAAGTGGTCATGCCCCTTCGCCACCCCCTCGTCGATCTGTCCGTCGGGATATTGCGCGCGCACGCCCGCACCGCTCTCGATCATGCCCACCCAGGTCACCGGCACCGCCTGTTCGCGCATGGCCGCCTCGAAGGCCGCCTGGCGCTCGCCGGGCACGGTGAGCAACAGCTCATAGTCGTCACCGGCCGAGAGCGGCAGCGACCAGTCGCCGGTCTCGTCCACGTAGTCGCGCACCGCGGGCGAGAGCGGCAGGCGATCGAGATACAGCATGGCCCCCACCCCGCTGGCCGTGCACACATGCGCCAGGTCGCCCCCCAGGCCGTCGGACAGATCGATGGCGGCATGCGCCAGCGGGGCGGCGGCCAGGCCGAGTTCGACGCGCGGCTCGGGCTGGTCGAGGCGCTGGCGCAGGAACGGCAGGCTGCCGGCGCGGGTATACAGCCCCTGCTGCGCCAGCAACGCCAGCCCGGCATCGCCCAGGGTGCCCGAGACATAGACGAGGTCACCCGGCCGTGCGGCATCGCGACGCAGCGTGTGTGCCGGATCGGCAAGGCCCTGGATGGTGACACTGATCGACAATGGCCCGCGCGTGGTGTCACCGCCGACCAGCTGCACGCCGTGGCGTGCGGCCAGCGCCGAGAAGCCACGCATGAAGGCAGCCAGCCAGGCCTCGTCGGCCTCGGGCAGGGTCAGGCAGAGGCTGGCCCAGGCCGGCTCGGCGCCCATCGCCGCCAGGTCGGAGAGATTCACCGCCAGCGCCTTGTGGCCCAGTGTCTCGGGGTCGACCCCGGGAAGAAAGTGCCGCCCGGCCACCAGGGTGTCGCAGCTTACCGCCAGCCAGCGATCCGACGGCACTTTCAGCAGGGCGCAGTCGTCGCCAATGCCCAGGGGGACATCCTCGCGTGATTCGGTGGCATGGGCGAAATATCGCCTTATCAGGTCGAACTCGCCGGGCATTCGTTCAGCTGCGCCTGGTGGCGCCGATCTCCAGCGCGCGCAGGCTGCGCGCCGCCTTGTCGAGCACGCCATTCACGTAGCGGTGACCCTGCTCGGAACCAAAGGTCTTGGCCAGTTCGACCGTCTCGTTGATGGCCACCCGATAGGGGATCTCGGGATGCCGGAGAAGTTCGTAGGCACCGAGGCGCAGGATGGCGCGCTCTACCGGGTCGACCCGCTCGATGTCACGGTCCAGCGCCTCGGCCAGCGCAGCGTCCACGGTCTCGAGCTGCCCGGTCACGCCCTCGAACAGGTCGCGAAAGTAGTCACGATCGAAACGCTTTTCGGCGTGCTCGAGCAGGAACTGCTGCACGATGTCGGGCACCGGCTGCCCGGCCATCTGCCACTGGTAGAGGGCCTGCGCCGCGAGCGAACGTGCCTTGCTGCGTTGCCGGCTCACAAGCTCCTCACAACTTGCGCAGCAGGTTGACCATCTCGATGGCGCTGGCAGCCGCCTCACCACCCTTATTGCCGGCCTTG
The sequence above is a segment of the endosymbiont of unidentified scaly snail isolate Monju genome. Coding sequences within it:
- a CDS encoding retropepsin-like aspartic protease family protein, encoding MSRALFCLCLSLLLPGVSLAAQVRVLALFPGKALLEVGGRRKVLAAGQELNGVKLVAADPREARVMVDGRVETLRLGNAVSDRYARPQRQEIRLLRRDNAFHLDGLINGQPVRMLVDTGANTMALSERDARRLGIPYVQEGQPAAARTASGVSHGYVVRLRSVKVGSRTFHDVQAMVIEGDYPQEVLLGMNVLRHFEMDHRDNLMILRSRP
- a CDS encoding M1 family metallopeptidase, translated to MKRILYGFLLYLSWLAAAAAGPAHDMAIRLQVDAGRLIVTDRITLDEPSRRFVFRLNSGLRIDAHPGHLERLETTSTQTHYRLTFDRPERHIVLRYTGRPRFPTTHGHGGMPAGEITPQGVWLDDVSAWYPLTGDPVQGARLAIETPRGWEALAVGRRKQQGNTVVWQTGRPLQALYLVAGPFHRHERQLGEVTLAVWLLHDDPALAERYLALLSDYLRHYQALIGPYPYARFTVVENRWPTGLGMPAFTLIGGQVLRLPFIPYTSLPHELLHNWWGNGVWVDYERGNWSEGLTSYLADHWMQERRGKGARYRLRALQRYSNHAAQGRDLPLRTFVSRHDEASQSVGYSKSLMLFHMTRRLLGDAAFEAGLRRLWRQHHFERIGFETALRTLVGDRPDLLARLRPWLARKGAPRLQLGETQVQPQGDGFRLSLVLAQDADPPFDLHLPARPQRLQVDPDYDVLRRLDPREQPPALNLLFGGPTWLVLPADAPTARYTAWRRLAEAWRKRYPGLRVIDDRDADSLPATAHRLLLGWDNRLLDPHHLSDSRYRLDQDGLEAEGRYWPRRSFAVVRVSIDAQGIGRGFIGAGDPKTIEALARKLPHYGSYGVLVFEHGSARNRLKVSPDNPHSPLSRSL
- the folE2 gene encoding GTP cyclohydrolase FolE2, with the translated sequence MTASSTPKPVNAADIEDVQASLDTRQIAINKVGIKDIRHPVRVADRSEGKQHTIATFNMYVYLPHNFKGTHMSRFVEILNAHEREISVDTFKQMLVEMAERLESEEGHIEMTFPYFINKKAPVSGVESLLDYQVTLIGEIRNGKPKMYIKVVVPVTSLCPCSKSISDYGAHNQRSHVTVTVRTCEFVWIEEIIEMVEQEASCELYGLLKRPDEKFVTERAYDNPKFVEDMVRDVAARLNADDRICAYVVESENFESIHNHSAYALIEDDKEAKAG
- a CDS encoding phosphatidylglycerophosphatase A family protein, coding for MTTLRADGLPKPDMRRPLHFLAFGFGAGCSPKAPGTMGTLMALALYLPLSRLPEWAYLGVTLAVAASGVFICGWSARRLGVHDHPGIVWDEIAGYLVTMLWAPPGLIWALVGFVLFRFFDILKPWPIGWLDRRVGGGLGIMLDDLAAGLAALGLLQLLAHWLAP
- the thiL gene encoding thiamine-phosphate kinase; the protein is MPGEFDLIRRYFAHATESREDVPLGIGDDCALLKVPSDRWLAVSCDTLVAGRHFLPGVDPETLGHKALAVNLSDLAAMGAEPAWASLCLTLPEADEAWLAAFMRGFSALAARHGVQLVGGDTTRGPLSISVTIQGLADPAHTLRRDAARPGDLVYVSGTLGDAGLALLAQQGLYTRAGSLPFLRQRLDQPEPRVELGLAAAPLAHAAIDLSDGLGGDLAHVCTASGVGAMLYLDRLPLSPAVRDYVDETGDWSLPLSAGDDYELLLTVPGERQAAFEAAMREQAVPVTWVGMIESGAGVRAQYPDGQIDEGVAKGHDHFAG
- a CDS encoding ChaN family lipoprotein; translation: MRFIPLLLLALVLAACGSPPVRPTAPPAHAAPPETGDALVVETAFSPGLPQLLARLRDQRLIYVGEVHDRNADHRLQLAVLRALPPDRVALGVEWFQARFQSALDDYIAGRIDEAEMLRRTEYFTRWRFDYRLYRPIIRYAREHHIPIIALNASRELTEAIRARGIAGLPPGLRDELPESYDFSDREYDRILRGVFSQHERKSQEFPRFREVQLTWDESMAQRIAAYLKAHPERQMVVMAGRGHVAGRHGIPNRVSRRSGIRGVVILRPVDDEPPRGQADYLVLSEERPLPPRGLIGALLDIADGRVVIKGFTPGSAGRAAGLREGDRIVAINGREVTDYTAFKLGMLGLGPGARLRLVVLRQNADGETRRHAVEVALKAPRDAGLHR
- the nusB gene encoding transcription antitermination factor NusB; its protein translation is MSRQRSKARSLAAQALYQWQMAGQPVPDIVQQFLLEHAEKRFDRDYFRDLFEGVTGQLETVDAALAEALDRDIERVDPVERAILRLGAYELLRHPEIPYRVAINETVELAKTFGSEQGHRYVNGVLDKAARSLRALEIGATRRS